A stretch of DNA from Micromonospora peucetia:
GGGCGGTCGACCCCGGCGGGCGTCGCGCCACCGGTCACCGATCCGGCGTAACGCCCGCAGCTCGTCCGGGTCGAGCGGCGGGAACTCGGCCGACGGCGTGACGACCGTACCGCCCTCGCCCTCGCCGCCGTCCCGATCCGCCATCGGCCTTCCCGTCCCGGTGTTTCCCTCCTCCGCACTCTCACGGACGCGGCCGGCTCCGGCAGCGAAACGGCCGTTCCCGCGCCGACGAGTGGCGTCCGCCGCGTCGCCCGGCGGTGCGGTCGGTCCGCCGGACCGAAGCGGATCGAGCCGCCGGCCGGGGAGTCGGGCGGCTCAGTCGGGCAGCGGGCCGGCGTCGGCGGGGACGACGGTGGGCACCGGTGGGATGCGGCGGGCGGCACGGGCGCCGCCGAGCACCACCACCGCGACGCCGGCCAGGAGCAGCGCCAACCCGAGCAGGGCGGTCACCCCGGGCAGCTGCCCCAGCCAGGCCCAGCCGAGCAGGGCCGCGCCCGGCGCCTCCAGCAGCACCAGCACGCTGACCGTGGTCGCCGAGACCTTCCTCAGCGCGTAGTTGAACATCGAGTGCCCGAGCAGTTGGGCCCCGGCGACCAGGGCCAGCACGGCGGCCCAGCTGCCGGCGTCGAAACCGGTCAGTGGTACTCCGCCGACCAGGCAGACCAGCAGCAGGAGCAACGCGCAGACGCCGTAGCAGATGGTGGTGTAGGTGGTCGTGCTGATCGTCGTACGAGCCCGCTCGCCGAACGCGGTGTAGACCGCCGCGAACATTCCACCGGCCACCGCGAGCAGGTCGCCGGCGACGGCCCGGCCGGAGACGGCGAAGTCGGCCCCGGTCGCCACGCCCGCCCCCGCGACCGCCACCGCGATGCCGGCCCACACGACGCCCGGCAGCCGGCGGCCCTGGACGCGGGCGATCAGTCCCTGCCAGACCGGCTGGGTGGCGCACAGCGCGGTCGCTGCGGCGACCGAGGTGAGCCTGGTGCTGGGCATCCAGGTGGCGAAGTGCGCGGCGAGCGCCACGCCCGACAGCATGCAGTAGACGCCCTCACGCCGACCGGCGCCGACCGTCAGCGACCGGAACTCGGCGCGTCGCCGGGCCATCGAGAACGGGCCCAGCACGACGACCGAGAGCAGGTTGCGCCAGAACGCGACGGCCAGGGCCGGCGCCGCCGCGAACGCCACCAGCGGCGCGGACGACGAGACGGCGACGACGGCCAGGGCGAGCGCCCCGGTGGTGACCGGGTCGAGCGGCGGGCGGCGCGGTGCGGGGGACACAGGGTGAAATCCTCACACGTGACGGGGCATCACCTACCGTCAACGCTCCGTTACGATCATGCCGTCCGCGCCGGCGATTCCCCTACCGCCCGGAGGCGCTCCCCCATGCCCACGTACCAGGCGGTCCTGTTCGACTTCTTCGGCACGCTGACCCGTTCCGTCCAGCGGGGTGCGGCCCACCGGTCGACCGCCGAGTTGCTCGGATGCCCGCCGCGCGCGCTCGTCGAGGTGCTCGACCGCACCTACTACGAGCGGGCCTGCGGGCGGCTCGGCAACGCCGAGGCGACCCTGCGCTGGGTCTGCGAGCAGGCGGGCGTGCACCCCTCGGACGACGCGGTCCGCTCGGCGGTCGCCTCCCGCCACCGGGCCATCCGCGCCGACACCCGGCTGCGGGACGAGGCGGTGCCCACGCTGGCCGCGCTGCGCCGGCTCGGCCTACGGACCGGGGTGATCAGCGACTGCACACACGAGCTGCCGGCGTTCCTGCCGCAGTTGCCGATCGCCCCGCTGCTCGACGTGCGGGTCTTCTCCGTACAGGTGGGACGCTGCAAGCCGGACCCGGCGCTCTACCAGGCGGCCTGCCGGCGGCTCAGCCTGGCACCGGCCGACTGCCTCTATGTCGGCGACGGCGGCAGCCAGGAGCTGACCGGGGCGGAGCGGGCCGGGATGACAGCCGTACGGCTGGCCGCACCGGACCTGGCCGGCCACATGGTGTTCAACGCCGACGCCGCCTGGATCGGGCCTGCGCTGCACTCGCTCGACGAGGTGGTCGACCTGGTGCGGGCCACGACCGTGCCGCCGGGCCCCCCGCTGCCGGCCGCCTGCGGCTCCTGCTGACCTCGGCCCGCCCGCCTCAGCGGCGGCGGACCCGGTGCAGGCGGAACGGTTTGCGGGTCACTCGCACCGCCGGCGTCTCGCGGGGCACCTCGGCCAGCGAGTCGGCGGGCAGCCCGGCACCGGCGACCGGCTCGCCGGCCGGGGTCAGCCGGTTCACCGCACAGCCCTCGGCCGCCCAGCGCTCCACCAGTTCGGCGGTGGATCCGGACGCGTTCAGCCGCTTCGCGGCCACCAGCGGCGCGGCGGTCTCCCAGTGCTCGGTGCCCGGCGCCAGGCGGCTCACCCGGGCCGGCCAGGTGACGATCCGCCCGCCATGGTCACCGCGGAGCGTGACCTGCGCCTCGGTCGCGTCGGCCAGCCCCGGCGCGGACTGTTCCCCCGGGCCGCTGACCACGAAGAGCGCCCCCTCCAGAGGTGCGCACCACAACGCGAGCGCCGGCCCACCGGGCACGCTCACCCAGGCCACGGCGGCCTTCTTCATCGCCTCGTCGACCAGGGGCGTGCTGGTCCGCTCCACGTCGGTCACCCTCGTATTCTCCCGCACCGCGTGCCTCCCGTCAGCGCCACCCGCCACCGGAACGCCGAGATCTGCCACGGAGACGTCCAGGCCCTCGTCGTCAGCCGACGAACGGGGGAACGGCGATCTCGCCCCGGGCCACCGGCATCACCTGGCCGGCCACGGTGGCGCCCACCGCCTGACCGCCGGCTGCGGTCACCGTGCAGGCCAGCAGGGACGGACGGTTGATCTCGACGCCCTGGTGGACGGTGTACTCCGCGCGCCCGTCGGCGGGCAGCAGGCCGCTGGCGACCAGCCACACCCCGAGGCCCAGGGCGGCCGAGCCGGTGGCCGGGTCCTCCGGCACGCCGAGCCCGGGGACGAAGACCCGGGCATGTGCGGTTTGAGCGACGGCGTTCCAGGAGAAGACGCTGACGTGCTCCACTCCGTACCGTGCTGCCGCCGCCGCGTTCACCCGGGCGCGGGCCACCGCGTCCGGACGGACCGGAAGGTAGGGGAACTCCAGCCCGCAACCGGCCACCCGGGGGGCCGGGCCGACGTGGTCGTCCGCGGCGAGCCCGGCCATCTCCAGCAGCGGCTCCGGGTCCAGCTCGGGGCCGAGGGTGGCCACGCCGCCCGTCAGCGTCGCCCCGGTGGGGGTGACCTCGATGGGCAGCACGCCCGCCCCGCACTCCTGGGTGACCTGCCCCACACCGAACATGCCGCGACGGCTGGCGGTCACCGCCGCGCCGACGCTCGGGTGCCCGGCGAAGGGCAACTCCTCGGCCGGGGTGAAGATCCGGGCCCGATAGGTGGCACCGACCTGGGTGGGCGGGAGCACGAAAACCGTCTCGGAGAGGTTGAACTCCAGCGCGAGCGCCTGCATCTGCTCGGTGGCCAGCCCTTCGGCGCCGAACACCACCGCCAGCGGATTGCCGGCGAACGGGCGATCGGTGAAGACGTCCACGATCTCGTAGGACAAGGTCGACATGTTGCTAGACACTAGGCGCTTAGGCTGGTGCCCGTGAGCACGCCGACCCGGGTCTACCTCGCCCGGCTCGCCGGAGTCGCCGTCTTCGATCCCAACGGTGACCAGGTGGGCCGGGTCCGCGACGCGGTGGCCCGGCTGCGGCCGACGCAACGCCCGCCCGAGGTGGTCGGCCTGGTCGCCGAGATGCCGATGCGGCGGCGCATCTTCCTCTCGCTGAACCGGATCACCTCCATCGACTCCGACGCGGTCGTGCTCGGCAGCGGCACGCTCAACCTGCGGCGCTTCGAGAAGCGCCCGAACGAACTGCTCGTGCTCCAGGAACTGCTGGACCGGCGGGTGCAGGTCGAGCCCGTCGGGCAGCCAGGGTCCGTGGTCGACGTGGCGATGGAGTGCAGCCGGGGCGGCGAGTGGTCGCTGGCCCGGGTCGCCGTACGCGAGCAGACCGGCCGGCTGACCCGCCGGGGCCACCTGCACCAGGTCGAGTGGGAACGGGTACGCGGGCTCAGCGGCATCGCCGACAGCCGGGGCACGGCCAACCTGCTCGCGGTGCTGGAGGACATGCGCCCCGCCGACCTCGCCAACGCCCTCCAGGACCTCCCCGACGCCCGGCGCAACGAGGTCGCCGCAGCGCTGGACGACGAGCGCCTGGCGGATGTGCTGAGCGAGCTGCCGGAGCGCGACCAGGTGGAGATCCTGGCCGCGCTGGACCGGCAGCGGGCCGCCGAGGTGCTGGAGGAGATGGACCCGGACGACGCCGCCGACCTGCTCAGTGAGCTGCCGCCGCCCGAGCAGGACGTGCTGCTCGACCTGATGCAGCCGGACGAGGCCGATCCGGTGCGTCAGCTGCTCAAGTACACGCCGGGAACGGCTGGCAGCGTGATGACCTCCGAGCCGGTGATCCTGCCGCCGGACGCCACCGTCGCCGAAGCCCTGGCCCGGATCCGGGAACCGCAGCTCTCGCCCGCGATCGCCGCGCAGGTGTTCGTGTCCCGGGCGCCGATGACCACGCCGACCGGCCGCTACCTGGGCATGGTGCACTTCCAGCGGCTGCTCCGCGAGCCGCCGGCCGACCTGCTCGGCGGCGTGGTGGTCAACGACATCGACCCGCTGCGGCCGACCACCCCGCTGCCGGAGATCACCCGCCGGATGGCCACGTACGACCTGGTGTCCATGCCGGTGATCGACCGCAACAACCGGCTGGTCGGCGCGGTCACGGTCGACGACGTGCTGGACCACCTCCTGCCCCGGGACTGGCGGGACCGGGACGCAGCCGCGCGCCCGCCCACCGCCGCGCCGACGCTGGACGGCGCGGATGGCTGAGCAGCGACGGGCGCAGCGGCTCGACCAGCCGCGCGAGCCCCGGGGCGTCAAGCTGCCCCGGTTCGACCCGGAGGCCTTCGGCCGGTGGTCCGAGGGGATCGCCCGGGGGATGGGCACCGCGAACTTCATCGTCTACATGACGATCGTGATCGCGCTGTGGTTCGGCTGGAACACCCTGGCCCCGGCGGACCTGCGCTTCGACCCGTACACCTTCACGTTCCTGACCCTGGTGCTGTCCCTCCAGGCCAGCTACGCGGCCCCGCTGATCCTGCTGGCGCAGAACCGGCAGGCCGACCGGGACCGGGTCACCCAGGAGGAGGACCGCCGGCGGGCGACCATGCAGAAGGCCGACACCGAGTACCTGGCCCGGGAGATCGCCGCGCTGCGCAACGCGATGGGCGAGGTGGCGACCCGGGACTTCCTCCGCTCCGAGCTGGCCCGGCTGGCCGAGGAGCTGGACGAGGCGGGCCGGCGCCGCCAGCGCCTGGAGCGGCGGCAGCAGGGGAAGGTCGCGCAGCACGGGGAAGGGCTGGAGGAACCCCGCGACGACCTGGACGGCGACTGGGCCCACGACGGCCGGCCGGGGGGCCGGGAGCCGGAGAGCTGAGCGGCCGGAAGGGCTGAGCTGAGCGCCGTCCGCCCCACGGAGCCGGGCGAGCGGCGTTCGCCTGGAACCTCCCACTTCGCCCCGCATTTCGGCCACCCAGCCGTCGCCATCGAATCGCTCACACCGGCCCCCGCTGGCGGCGGCGGGGCATCGGCCCCGACGTAGCATTGCGGGCATGTCAGCACCCGTCAGCACCGTCTCCGACGCGATCCAGGCCGCGCTGGCCACCGTCAACGACCCGGAGATCCGCCGGCCCATCACCGAGCTGGGCATGGTCCGCTCCGCCGAGATCGGCGACGACGGAGTCGTACGGGTCGAACTGCTGCTCACCGTCGCCGGCTGCCCGCTGAAGGACAAGCTGCGCTCGGACATCACGGCCGCCGTCGGCACGGTGCCCGGGGTCACCGGCGTGGAGATCGAGTTCGGCGTGATGAGCCCTGAGCAGCGCCAGGAGCTCCAGTCGAAGCTACGTGGCGGCGGCGCCTCCCAGGAGCCGGTCATCCCGTTCGCCCAGCCGGGCTCCCGCACCCGCGTGTACGCGGTCGCCAGCGGCAAGGGCGGCGTCGGCAAGTCCAGCGTGACGGTCAACCTGGCCGCCGCCCTGGCCGCCCGCGGGCTCTCCGTCGGCGTGGTCGACGCGGACATCTACGGCCACTCGGTGCCCCGGATGCTCGGCGCGGACGGCCGCCCGACCCGCGTCGAGGACATGATCATGCCGCCGCAGTCGCACGGCGTGAAGGTCATCTCGATCGGCATGTTCACCGCCGGCAACGCCGCCGTGGTGTGGCGCGGTCCGATGCTGCACCGGGCGTTGCAGCAGTTCCTCGCCGACGTCTACTGGGGTGAGCTGGACGTGCTCCTGCTCGACCTGCCCCCGGGCACCGGCGACGTGGCCATCTCCCTGGCCCAACTGCTGCCCAACTCCGAGATCCTGATCGTCACGACCCCGCAGGCCGCCGCCGCCGAGGTGGCGGAGCGGGCCGGCGCGATCGCGTTGCAGACCCACCAGCGCGTGGTCGGCGTCATCGAGAACATGTCCTGGCTGGAGCTGCCGGACGGCTCCCGGATGGAGGTCTTCGGCGCGGGCGGCGGCCAGACGGTCGCCGAGTCGCTGACACAGACCATCGGCGCGCAGGTGCCGCTGCTCGGGCAGATCCCGCTCGACACCCGGGTCCGCGAGGCCGGCGACGACGGCACCCCGATCGTGCTGGCCGCGCCGGAGTCGCCGGCCGCGAGGGCACTGGGCCAGATCGCCGACCGGCTCGCTTTGCGGCGGGAGTCGCTGCTCGGCAAGCCGCTGGGCCTCAAGCCCGCCGGCCGCTGACCGTACGCCGGTCGCCGGCGGCCGGCGGCCGGCGGCCGGCGCTGTCGCCACCGGCTCGAAGCGACGAAGCTCAATCGCAGGAGGGCGTCGGGGGCAGCCGGTCTCGCGCACAAGCTCTGCCCGACCATGATCGTCTGATGGAAAACCGGCCGGATCCATCCCCACGCTCCGGCTGCCCATCAACTGATCATGGTAGTGATCGAGCCGCAGTCGGGCGGGGGCAGGGCGCAGCCGGGCGGGCGGGTCAGGGCGCAGCCGGGCGGGCGCAGCCGAGCGGGCGCAGCCGGGCGGGCGCAGCCGAGCGGGCGCAGCCGGGCGGGCGCAGCCGAGCGGGCGCAGCCGGGCGGGCGCAGCCGAGCGGGCGCAGCCGAGCGGGCGCAGCCGAGCGGGCGCAGCCGAGCGGGCGCAGCCGAGCGGGCGCAGCCGAGCGGGCGCAGCCGCGCAGCCGAGCGGGCGCAGCCGCGCAGCCGAGCGGGCGCAGCCGCGCAGCCGAGCGGGCGCAGCCGCGCAGCCGGCGGGGGTTAGGGCGCGGCGGGGGTTAGGGCGCGGCGGGGGTTAGGGCGCGGCGGGCGGGGTCAGGTCGCGTCGTCGTAGCTGGCCCGGGGGGCGGGGGCCGGGGCGCTGCCGGTGGCGGTGGCCGGGCGGCTGCCGCCCGCCCGCAGGTCGGCGGCGGAGGCGACGTCCTTCAGCTCGTTGTGCACGCCGGTGACGTCCGCCCGCAGGTTGTCGTAGACGCCCTGCAACGGCTTCCGGATCGCCTGCTCGTCCTCCTCGCTGAGCAGGTGCTTGCGGATGAACGCCTTCGGGTGCAGGTCCTCCAGCTGGATGTCGGTGCCCAGCTCGCGACTGAGGTCGGTGGTGGCGTTGTTGGCCATCGTGCGCAGGTTGCGCACCATGCGCAGGCCGTCGCTGATCACCGCGGGCAGCCGGTCACCGAAGATCAGCAGCGCCACGAGCAGCAGCGCACCGATCTCCCACCAGTTCAGGTTCTCGAACACTGCACGGGCCTCCTTCGGCGTCAGCAGCAAGACTACGCACGTCGGACGCCACCGGGGAGGGGGTGACCGGCCCCTACTTGGCGTCTGCGGCCAGAGTCACGGAGGCGTTCTGCCGGTCCGCGCCCCGGCGATACTCCACGGTCACCACCGCGCCGGGGGCGAACTTGCGGACCAGGGCGATCAGGTCGGTCGGTTCGGTCATCGGCCGCCCGTTGAGCTTCAGGATCACGTCACCGGCCTTCAGTCCCGCGCCGGCCGCCGGCCCGGACGGCTCCACGGCCGCCAGTCGTACGCCGGCTCCTCCGGTGCCCGCGGCGGACCCGCCGACCTGGGCGCCGATCACCGTGCGGCGGGCCTTGCCGGTGCCGATGATGTCCTGGGTGATCCGCTTGGCCTGGTTGATCGGGATGGCGAAGGCGAGGCCGATGTTGCCCGCCTCCTGCCCCTCCGCCACCAGCGACTTGATGGTCGAGTTGACCCCGATCACCCGGCCCGCCCCGTCGACCAGCGGGCCGCCCGAGTTGCCGTGGTTGACCGCCGCGTCGGTCTGGATCGCCGCGTAGTAGCGCGTGGGGCCACCCGGCTCGCCGGCCCGCATCGTCCGGTCCAGTGCGCTGACGATGCCGGCTGTGACCGTGTTGGCGAGCGACAGCGGCGAGCCCATGGCGAGCACCGGGTCGCCCACGGCCAGCGCGTCGGAGTCGCCGAACTCGACCGGCCGCAGGCCCGTCCGAGAGACCTTGATCACGGCGATGTCGGATTCCGGGTCCTGCCCGATGACGGTCGCCGGGGCCGAACTGCCGTCGTTGAAGATCACCGACGCCTTGCCGGTCGCCCCGGCCAGCACGTGGTCGTTGGTGATCACGTGCCCGTCGGCGCTGGCGATGAAGCCGGAGCCCTCGCTCGTGCCGCCGAGGCTCGCCACCCGGACGGTCACCACGCTGGGCAGCACCCGCTCGGCGACCCCGGCGAGCGACTCGGGCCGGCGCTGGGCCAGACCGGGTGCCTGCGGATCCGCGCCGAGCACCGTGCCGGCGGCGCCGCCGCGCACCGCGAAGGCGTACCCGAGCGCGCCGCCCAGGCTGCCCGCGAGCAACGCGGTGATCAACGGGATGAGCAGCAGTTGCCGCAGCGTGGGCCGGCCCGGGGCGTCCGGGTCGCTGACCGGCTCCGGCTCGTTTCCGGGGCTCGGCGCGGCCGGCAGCAGCACGGCGGCCGGCGCGCTCGGGTCGCGCCACGGGTCGGCCAGCGCGTCCGACCACCAGGGCGAAGTCGTGCCGCCCCCGGCGCCCGAAGGCGTCGGCGGCGACCCCACCGGCGGATACCCGGGCCCCGGCGGTCGCGCCGGTGCCGGAGCTCCCCCGGGCTGGCGCCAGTCCCAGCCGTCGGTCACGTCGGTGCCCTCCCAGTCCATCCCCGGATCCCGCGCTCCACCGACCCGGCGACAGGGTCGCCCGGTCGCGCTCGCCGGAACACCGCTTCCAGGATTACACGGATGCCACGGCTGGAGTCACCTGTTGCCGGCCGTGATCGTCGGGTGGCGGACGCGCGGCTGCGCCCGTACGACGTCGCCTCTAGGCTCACAGTGCCCACCCGCCCCCGCACCACGCACGCCGCCCGGAGGTGTCCCATCGCCACGGTCGCCGGTTCCGGCACTTCGACGGCCCAGACCCTGCACTTCGCCGAGTCGTACGTGACCGAGGATCTCGTCCTACGCACCGCCCGCAGTCTGGCCCACGAGGTCGGCCTCGAGGCGGTGACCCCCGGCGCCGGCGCGGCCCTGCGGCTGCTCGCCGCCGCCGGCAGCGCCCGGGCGGTGGTGGAGATCGGCACCGGCACCGGAGTCAGCGGCGTCTGGCTGCTGCGCGGCATGCGCGCCGACGGCGTACTCACCACCATCGACGTCGAGGTCGAGCACCAACGGATCGCCCGGCGGATCTTCACCGAGGCGGGCGTCGCCGCAGGTCGGACCCGGATCATCACCGGTCGGGCGCTGGACGTGCTCCCCCGGCTCACCGACGGCGCGTACGACCTGGTCTTCGTGGACGCGGAGGCGACCGGGTTCGCCGCCTGCGTGGACGCCGCGCTGCGGCTGCTGCGGCCGGGCGGCGTGGTCGCGCTCAACGGCACGCTGGCCGGCGGCCGGATCGGCGACCCCGCCGCCCGGGACGTCGAGACGGTGACCGTCCGCGAGGCGCTGAAGACGATCCGGGAGTCGGAACACTGGATCCCGGCGCTGCTGCCGGTCGGCCACGGGCTGCTCGCCGCCGTCAAGTGCTGACCTACCGCCGCTGACCGGGCGCCCGCCGGGTGCGGGCGCCGCCCGGCGGTCAACCCAGCGAGCCCAGCCAGCGCAGCAGCGAGCGTACGCCCCAGCCGGTCGCGCCCCGGGTCAGCTCGGCGTCGTCGCCGTCGGCCCAGGACGGCGCGGACATGTCCACGTGCAGCCACCGGTCGCGCAGCCCGCCGGTGAACTCCCGCAGGTAGAGCGCGGCCATCACGGAACCGGCGCCCCGGTCCGGGGAGCTGTGCAGGTCGGCCAGCTCGCTGCCGAGGTGCTCGGCGTAGTCGGCGGGCAGCGGCATCCGCCAGGCGGCCTCGCCGGCGGCGGAGATCGCGGCCAGCACGTCCGCGGCGAGCCCCTCGTTGTCGCTGTAGAGGGCACCCATGCGCTTGCCCAGTGCGACCGCGTTCGCCCCGGTGAGCGTGGCGAGGTCGACCAGCAGGTCGGGCTTGAGCTCGGCGACGGCGTACCCGAGCGCGTCGGCCAGGACGAGCCGCCCCTCGGCGTCGGAGTTGGTGGTCTCGCTGGTCGTGCCGCCGTAGTGGCGGATGATGTCGCCGGGGCGGAACGCCGAGCCGCTGAGCATGTTCTCGGCCAGCGGAGCGAGCGTGGTGACCCGGACCGGCAGGCGCAGGGCCGCCGCGCCGAGGGTCGCCGCGACCACCGCCGCCGCGCCGGCCATGTCCTTGCGCATCAGCTTCATCGACGCCACCGGCTTGATCGAGATACCGCCGGTGTCGAACGTGATCCCCTTGCCGACCAGCACCACGTGGATGCGCGCGTCGGCCGGCCGCCAGTCCAGCTCGACCAGGCGCGGGCCGCTGGCCGAGCCGCCTCCGACGGCGAGGATGCCGCCGAATCCCTCGGCCGCCAGCTCGTCCGGGCCGCGTACCCGCAGGTGCAGGTCCGGCACGTCGGCGGCGAGGGTGGCGACCTGGTCGGCGAACCACTCCGGGTTCTTGGTCGACGAGGGGGTGTTGGTGAGATCTCGGGCGAACCGGGTCATCCGGGCCGTCGTCCGGGCCAACTCCACCACTGCGGTGTACGCGTCCGGGTCGGCCACCACCACGTCGACCCCGGCCAGGGCGGGAGTGCTGCCGGCGTCGGTCAGCCGGAACCGGTACGAGGCCAGCAGCAACCCCTCGACCAGTCCGCGTACGGCCGCCGGGGTGACCTCCGCCGGCATGGCCAACGTGATGTGTGTCTCATCCTTCCCGGCCCGGGCCAGGGCCGCGCCGGCCGTCCGCCAGCCCGCCTCGTCGCCCTCGCCGACGCCGAGCAGCAGCAGCCGGCCGGGATCGCGTCCGGGCCGCAGCTGTGCCTGGACCTCACCGGGGCGTCCGGTCAGCCGGGCCGCCGGCACCAGGGCGGCAGCCTCCTCGACCACGCCGTCGGGCAGCGTCGCCGCGGTCGGGGCCGGTCGGGCCGGGTCGTCGTCGCCCGGACCGGGCCAAACGGGCAGAACGAGGGTGTCGAGCCGGTCCGGCTCGGCGAGCAGACGGATGGCGAGCACGCGGAGCCGTACCTCCAGGAAGCGCGCGGAGGGTGGCTCCGCGGGGAATGAAGACCCTGAGCCACCGGCGGTGCCGGTGGCTCAGGGGTTGACGAAAGGCCCACGCGGGCGCGCGGGCCACTTCTCGGTCAGCCGGCGGCTGCCTTCAGTGCGTCACCGAGCGCGTTGGCCTCGTCGGGAGTCATCTCGACGACGAGCCGGCCACCGCCCTCCAGCGGGACGCGCATGACGATGCCCCGGCCCTCCTTGGTGACTTCCAGCGGACCGTCGCCCGTCCGCGGCTTCATCGCCGCCATGTTGTCTCCCCTCAGACCTACACCAGGGTCGGTGGGTTGCCCCACAGCCACTTCGTCTTGACCACCCGCAACCTACGCGGGGGTGTCGACCAACGATTTTCCCTGATGAACACCGCCGGACCCAAACCGAAGCAGCATTGATGTAACAGCATCTAGCTTATCCTGAGAAGGCCTGTCACAATGTGCGGTCATGCAGGCACGGTCGGCACTCTTCGACCTGTACGGCGACCACCTCCGGGCGAGGGGCGGCCGGGCACCCGTTGCCGCCCTGGTCAGGCTGCTGGCGCCGCTCGGGATCGCCCCGCCCGCGGTGCGCACGGCGGTCTCCCGAATGGTCCGCCAGGGGTGGCTCGACCCGTGCCGGCTCGCCTCCGGGCCGGGATATTCGATCACACCGAAAGCCGCCCGCCGGCTGGACGAGGCGGCGGCCCGGATCTACCGGACCGGCCGGATCACCTGGGACGGACGGTTCGACCTGCTGTCGCTGGAAGTCCCCCTGTCCCGGCGGGACCGGCAGCGGCTCGCCGCCAACCTGACCTTCCTCGGCTACGGCGCCCTGGACGAGAGCACCTGGGTGGCCACCCGACCGGGTGAGGACGTGGACGTGCTGCTCGACGAGGCGGGCGTGCGCTACGAGCGGTTCACCTCCGCGCACACCGCCGGCACCCCCGGCGCGATGGGCGTGGTCCGCCGGGCCTGGGACCTGACGGAGATCGGTCAGGCGTACGAGCAGTTCGTCGCCGAGCAGCGACCGCTGCTGGCCGGGGTCACCGTGCGCAGCCCCGACGAGGAGGCGTACGCGGCCCGGTTCCGGCTAGTGCACGCGTGGCGTACCTTCCTGTTCCGGGACCCGCAGCTGCCCCCGGCACTGCTGCCCGAACGCTGGCCCGGCACCGCCGCCGCCAGTTTCTTCGACCGGCACGCGGCCCGGCTGCGGCCGGCCGCCGACAGGTACGTCGAGCAGTGCCTCGACGTTGGCAACCGCATCGCCCGACAGAAGGGTCGTGAGAAGTGACCGAGCCTCTGCTCGTCGACCGCACCGACGCCGTCGTCACCCTGACGCTGAACCG
This window harbors:
- a CDS encoding O-methyltransferase, which codes for MTEDLVLRTARSLAHEVGLEAVTPGAGAALRLLAAAGSARAVVEIGTGTGVSGVWLLRGMRADGVLTTIDVEVEHQRIARRIFTEAGVAAGRTRIITGRALDVLPRLTDGAYDLVFVDAEATGFAACVDAALRLLRPGGVVALNGTLAGGRIGDPAARDVETVTVREALKTIRESEHWIPALLPVGHGLLAAVKC
- a CDS encoding leucyl aminopeptidase family protein; translated protein: MLAIRLLAEPDRLDTLVLPVWPGPGDDDPARPAPTAATLPDGVVEEAAALVPAARLTGRPGEVQAQLRPGRDPGRLLLLGVGEGDEAGWRTAGAALARAGKDETHITLAMPAEVTPAAVRGLVEGLLLASYRFRLTDAGSTPALAGVDVVVADPDAYTAVVELARTTARMTRFARDLTNTPSSTKNPEWFADQVATLAADVPDLHLRVRGPDELAAEGFGGILAVGGGSASGPRLVELDWRPADARIHVVLVGKGITFDTGGISIKPVASMKLMRKDMAGAAAVVAATLGAAALRLPVRVTTLAPLAENMLSGSAFRPGDIIRHYGGTTSETTNSDAEGRLVLADALGYAVAELKPDLLVDLATLTGANAVALGKRMGALYSDNEGLAADVLAAISAAGEAAWRMPLPADYAEHLGSELADLHSSPDRGAGSVMAALYLREFTGGLRDRWLHVDMSAPSWADGDDAELTRGATGWGVRSLLRWLGSLG
- a CDS encoding PaaX family transcriptional regulator, with protein sequence MQARSALFDLYGDHLRARGGRAPVAALVRLLAPLGIAPPAVRTAVSRMVRQGWLDPCRLASGPGYSITPKAARRLDEAAARIYRTGRITWDGRFDLLSLEVPLSRRDRQRLAANLTFLGYGALDESTWVATRPGEDVDVLLDEAGVRYERFTSAHTAGTPGAMGVVRRAWDLTEIGQAYEQFVAEQRPLLAGVTVRSPDEEAYAARFRLVHAWRTFLFRDPQLPPALLPERWPGTAAASFFDRHAARLRPAADRYVEQCLDVGNRIARQKGREK
- a CDS encoding DUF3117 domain-containing protein gives rise to the protein MAAMKPRTGDGPLEVTKEGRGIVMRVPLEGGGRLVVEMTPDEANALGDALKAAAG